One stretch of Pseudomonas sp. NC02 DNA includes these proteins:
- a CDS encoding response regulator, with protein sequence MAEILIVEDNEANMRLARLLLVNAGHSVLWAADAETGLTLAREKQPALILMDIQLPGMDGLAATSLLKQDPHTAHIPVIALTAMAMKEDRDKTLRAGCDAYIIKPLRYKELYQVIDTLLQKNITPST encoded by the coding sequence ATGGCCGAAATCCTGATCGTCGAAGACAACGAGGCCAATATGCGCCTCGCCCGCCTGCTGCTGGTGAACGCCGGCCACAGCGTGTTGTGGGCCGCCGATGCCGAGACCGGGCTGACCCTGGCCCGGGAAAAACAACCGGCATTGATCCTGATGGACATCCAGTTGCCGGGCATGGACGGCCTGGCAGCCACGTCACTGCTCAAGCAGGACCCTCATACCGCGCACATCCCGGTGATCGCCCTGACGGCCATGGCCATGAAGGAAGACCGTGACAAGACCCTGCGGGCCGGCTGCGATGCCTACATCATCAAGCCCCTGCGCTACAAAGAGCTGTACCAGGTGATCGACACGCTGCTGCAAAAGAACATTACTCCCTCGACTTGA
- a CDS encoding LacI family DNA-binding transcriptional regulator, with the protein MATMEDVARIAGVSTSTVSHVLNGTRKVSPDTVQAVQDAIRQVGYIPNTLARSLARSTTNTIGVAISALSNHYFSETVHAIETECAKHGYMMLFVDTHDDPEQELRVVTTLHHRRVDGILLAPSTGSLALEYLQANQVAAVLVDRMMCDRFDQVGVENTQSTQALVAHLIGHGHRRIGFISGRAGLGTSDERVAGYQAALQAAGLVFDPQLLVNGGSSSEPARQATAQLLTLATPPTAIMAGNNLMTLGAMHALRDANIDVPGQMALVGFDDFDWADFFVPRLTLIAQPVQELGARAVNLLLERMASPKRKTHSVRLAPTLKIRNSCGCP; encoded by the coding sequence GTGGCAACCATGGAGGATGTGGCAAGAATTGCAGGGGTGTCGACGTCGACGGTTTCCCACGTCTTGAACGGCACCCGCAAGGTCAGCCCGGACACGGTGCAAGCGGTGCAGGACGCGATCCGGCAGGTGGGCTACATCCCCAACACGCTGGCGCGTTCCCTGGCGCGGTCCACCACCAATACGATTGGCGTGGCGATCTCGGCACTGTCCAACCACTACTTCAGCGAAACGGTGCACGCGATTGAAACCGAGTGCGCCAAGCACGGCTACATGATGTTGTTTGTCGATACCCACGACGATCCCGAGCAGGAATTGCGCGTAGTCACGACGCTGCACCATCGGCGGGTGGACGGCATTCTGCTGGCGCCGTCTACCGGTTCGCTGGCCCTGGAATACCTGCAGGCCAATCAAGTGGCGGCGGTGTTGGTGGACCGGATGATGTGTGATCGTTTCGATCAGGTCGGGGTGGAAAACACCCAGTCGACCCAGGCCCTGGTGGCGCACTTGATCGGCCATGGCCACCGGCGCATCGGCTTTATTTCCGGGCGCGCGGGGCTCGGCACTTCCGATGAGCGCGTGGCCGGCTATCAAGCCGCGTTGCAGGCGGCAGGGTTGGTGTTTGACCCGCAATTGCTGGTCAACGGTGGTTCCAGCAGCGAGCCGGCACGGCAAGCGACCGCGCAGTTATTGACGCTGGCAACACCGCCCACGGCAATCATGGCGGGCAACAACCTGATGACCCTGGGTGCGATGCACGCCTTGCGTGATGCGAATATCGACGTGCCCGGGCAGATGGCCCTGGTGGGCTTCGATGATTTTGACTGGGCGGATTTCTTCGTGCCACGCCTGACCCTGATCGCACAGCCGGTCCAGGAACTCGGCGCCCGGGCGGTCAACC
- a CDS encoding succinylglutamate desuccinylase/aspartoacylase family protein, which yields MAKDLSWQVPGDSGNTLHIGAWRFEGDGDGPRVHLQAGVHADEIAGMLVLHQLLPRLQACQDQGRLKGTVTVVPQANPFGIGQFRQGRLLGRFHEATGQNFNRAFDHSLAMERPASNLAQWQKSLVQLAADADLVLDLHTDDEALPYLYIHRSFWPAGRALAAALQVDVVIVWDEGGDGSFEETIIDHGQPRLAATIELRGQADVSDALAGQDGDGIWGWLCASGVIDEAPVIAQWHGQVVDMGCMETILAPCAGVLVFEKGLGEQVEKGERFARIIRRPGDPASEVVLHAAQTGRMVTGHRERLVSQGSVVAKFTGTRLSEGYSGGVLDP from the coding sequence ATGGCAAAAGACCTTTCGTGGCAAGTCCCCGGGGATTCCGGGAACACCCTGCACATTGGCGCCTGGCGCTTCGAGGGTGACGGCGACGGCCCTCGGGTGCACCTGCAGGCCGGTGTGCATGCCGATGAAATCGCCGGGATGCTGGTGTTGCATCAACTGCTGCCGCGTTTGCAGGCCTGCCAGGATCAGGGCCGGCTCAAGGGCACGGTGACGGTGGTGCCCCAGGCCAACCCGTTTGGCATTGGCCAGTTTCGCCAGGGGCGGTTGTTGGGGCGGTTTCACGAAGCCACCGGGCAGAATTTCAACCGGGCGTTTGATCATTCATTGGCCATGGAGCGGCCGGCCAGCAACCTGGCGCAATGGCAGAAAAGCCTGGTGCAACTGGCCGCCGATGCTGACCTGGTGCTGGACCTGCACACCGATGATGAAGCCCTGCCATATCTCTACATCCACCGCAGCTTTTGGCCCGCGGGCCGGGCGCTTGCGGCGGCGTTGCAGGTGGATGTGGTGATTGTCTGGGACGAGGGTGGTGATGGGTCGTTTGAGGAGACCATCATTGATCATGGGCAGCCGCGGTTGGCGGCGACGATTGAATTGCGTGGGCAGGCGGATGTGAGTGATGCCCTGGCCGGGCAGGATGGTGATGGGATCTGGGGTTGGCTTTGTGCCAGTGGGGTGATTGATGAGGCGCCGGTGATTGCGCAATGGCACGGGCAGGTGGTGGATATGGGCTGCATGGAGACCATCCTGGCGCCGTGTGCCGGGGTGTTGGTGTTTGAGAAAGGTTTGGGTGAACAGGTGGAAAAGGGTGAGCGGTTTGCGCGGATTATTCGGCGGCCTGGGGATCCGGCTTCTGAGGTTGTGCTGCATGCGGCGCAAACCGGGCGGATGGTGACGGGGCATCGGGAGCGGCTGGTTTCACAGGGTTCGGTGGTGGCCAAGTTTACCGGGACGCGGTTGTCTGAGGGGTACAGCGGGGGGGTGTTGGATCCTTAG
- a CDS encoding ABC transporter substrate-binding protein gives MNFKRMFPVVASLGVAVLMSQAVQARELKAIGISMGSLGNPYFVTLADGATARAKELNPAVKVTSVSADYDLSKQFSQIDNFISSKVDLILLNAVDPSAMASAIKKARDAGIVVVAVDVDAKGVNATVQTDNVEAGKLACQFIVDKLSGKGNVIIQNGPQVTAVTDRVKGCKAALGSAPDIKLLSDDQDGKGSREGGLNVMQGYLTRFQKIDGLFAINDPQAIGSDLAAKQLKRSGIIITSVDGAPDIENALKTDTLIQASASQDPWAMAQTAVNVGNDILNDKQPAEAVTLLAPKLITRDNVGSYSGWSSKH, from the coding sequence ATGAACTTCAAACGCATGTTTCCTGTTGTCGCCTCCCTGGGCGTTGCCGTGTTGATGTCCCAGGCGGTGCAAGCCCGTGAACTGAAAGCCATCGGCATCAGCATGGGGTCCCTGGGCAACCCGTATTTCGTGACCCTGGCCGACGGTGCCACGGCGCGGGCCAAGGAGCTGAACCCGGCGGTGAAAGTCACCTCGGTGTCGGCCGACTATGACCTGAGCAAGCAGTTCTCGCAGATCGACAACTTCATCTCGTCCAAGGTCGACCTGATCCTGCTCAACGCCGTCGACCCGTCGGCCATGGCCTCGGCGATCAAGAAAGCCCGCGACGCCGGGATCGTGGTGGTGGCGGTAGACGTCGATGCGAAGGGCGTGAATGCCACCGTGCAGACCGACAACGTCGAAGCCGGCAAACTGGCCTGCCAGTTCATCGTCGACAAGCTCTCGGGCAAGGGCAACGTAATTATCCAGAATGGCCCGCAGGTCACCGCCGTGACTGATCGCGTCAAAGGCTGTAAAGCCGCGCTGGGCAGTGCGCCGGATATCAAGTTGCTGTCTGATGACCAGGACGGCAAAGGCTCCCGTGAAGGCGGCCTGAACGTGATGCAGGGCTACCTGACACGCTTCCAGAAAATCGACGGCCTGTTCGCAATCAACGACCCGCAAGCCATCGGCAGCGACCTGGCGGCCAAGCAACTGAAACGCAGCGGCATCATCATCACCTCCGTGGACGGCGCGCCGGACATCGAGAATGCCCTGAAGACCGACACACTGATCCAGGCCTCCGCCAGCCAGGACCCATGGGCCATGGCCCAGACCGCCGTCAATGTCGGCAATGACATTCTCAATGACAAACAACCCGCCGAAGCGGTTACCCTGCTGGCGCCAAAATTGATCACCCGCGATAACGTCGGTTCCTACAGCGGTTGGTCCAGCAAACATTAA
- a CDS encoding EAL domain-containing response regulator: MASQPATLLIVDDEIQVRKLLETLLRHEGYQTVSAASGEEALQLVAQRPPDLILLDIMMPGMDGYEVANQLKGNQATANIPIIMLSALSESSARLSGLETGAEEFISKPVERVELWLRVRNLLRLKAHGDRLKNHSQLLEQQLQHHQNESSRLNVHDLARLDLEKALRLAVEREEFVLHYQPKVELANGQVCALEALLRWDRPGYGAVSPAVFIPILESQGLIVTLGRWVIDNVCRQIAAWQSGTVGAVEVSVNVSGHQLIEGDLIADIAQSLAQAGVEAHWLEVELTEGSLMENTQHTIASLQRLRAMGVKISIDDFGTGYSSLAYLRRFPIDTLKIDIAFIREVTSNPQDAAITRTIIELAHSLKLRVVAEGVETQAQLEFLREAGCDQIQGYLFSRPLPMKELERLLLDKRSLVRPQPH; the protein is encoded by the coding sequence ATGGCCAGCCAACCCGCAACGCTGTTGATCGTTGATGATGAAATCCAGGTGCGCAAGCTGCTGGAAACCCTGCTGCGCCACGAGGGTTACCAGACCGTGAGCGCCGCCAGTGGTGAAGAAGCCTTGCAGTTGGTGGCGCAGCGGCCGCCGGACTTAATCCTGCTGGACATCATGATGCCGGGCATGGACGGCTATGAAGTGGCCAACCAGCTCAAGGGCAACCAGGCCACGGCGAACATTCCGATCATCATGCTTTCGGCATTGAGTGAGTCCAGCGCGCGGCTCAGTGGCCTGGAAACCGGTGCTGAAGAATTCATCAGCAAGCCGGTGGAGCGGGTCGAGTTGTGGCTACGGGTACGCAACCTGCTGCGGCTCAAGGCCCACGGCGATCGGTTGAAAAACCATAGCCAGTTGTTGGAGCAGCAACTTCAACACCACCAAAATGAGTCCTCGCGGTTGAATGTGCATGATCTGGCGCGCCTGGACCTGGAAAAAGCCCTGCGCCTGGCGGTCGAGCGCGAAGAATTCGTGCTGCATTACCAACCCAAGGTCGAACTGGCCAACGGTCAGGTGTGCGCCCTCGAGGCCCTGCTGCGCTGGGACCGGCCCGGTTACGGTGCGGTGTCTCCAGCGGTCTTCATACCGATCCTGGAAAGCCAGGGCTTGATCGTCACGCTCGGGCGTTGGGTGATCGACAACGTGTGCCGCCAGATCGCAGCGTGGCAATCCGGCACGGTGGGCGCGGTGGAGGTATCGGTCAACGTTTCGGGGCATCAATTGATCGAGGGTGACCTGATTGCCGATATCGCCCAGTCCCTCGCCCAGGCCGGCGTGGAAGCGCATTGGCTGGAAGTTGAATTGACCGAAGGCTCGCTGATGGAGAACACCCAGCACACCATCGCCAGCTTGCAGCGCCTGCGGGCGATGGGGGTGAAGATCTCCATCGACGACTTCGGCACCGGCTATTCCAGCCTGGCCTACCTGCGGCGGTTCCCGATTGATACGCTGAAAATCGATATCGCGTTTATCCGCGAAGTCACCAGCAACCCGCAGGACGCGGCTATCACCCGCACCATCATCGAACTGGCCCACAGCCTGAAGCTGCGAGTGGTGGCCGAAGGCGTGGAAACCCAGGCGCAGCTGGAGTTTCTGCGGGAAGCCGGCTGCGATCAGATCCAGGGGTATCTGTTCAGCCGGCCTTTGCCGATGAAGGAGCTGGAGCGCCTGCTGCTGGATAAGCGCAGCCTGGTCAGGCCGCAGCCTCACTGA
- a CDS encoding sugar ABC transporter ATP-binding protein: MSLEPLLEMQGISKTFNGLRVLKNVSLKVYPGEIHALMGENGAGKSTLMKILSGAYQADDGGTIRIDGQPVASYNPASAKALGIAVIYQELSLCPNLTVAENIYLGRELRRGWTIDRKGMEAGVAEVLARLGAEFLPITRVASLSIAERQLVEIARALHAHAKILVMDEPTTPLSSRETDRLFALIKQLRSQGLAIIYISHRMAEIYELSDRVSVLRDGEYVGELARDVLSAEVLVKMMVGRDLSGFYKKEHAAYDPGQVVMRVRDMADGKRVRNCSFDLHAGEVLGIAGLVGAGRTELARLIFAADPRTSGTLEVVGKTVTQLRNPADAIRAGVVYLTEDRKAQGLFLDMSVADNINVCACVADAHAGGVLNRGHAAQRSRDAIKSLSIRVASGKVNVGALSGGNQQKVLLARLLEVKPHVLILDEPTRGVDIGSKSEIYRIINQLAKAGVGIVVISSELPEIIGTCDRVLIMREGQLVAEVGGASGLDISQEAIIDLATGSEQVAAHG; the protein is encoded by the coding sequence ATGAGCCTTGAACCCTTGCTTGAAATGCAGGGCATCAGCAAGACCTTCAACGGTCTGCGGGTGCTCAAGAACGTCAGCCTGAAGGTCTACCCCGGTGAAATCCACGCCTTGATGGGTGAGAACGGAGCCGGCAAATCGACCTTGATGAAGATCCTCTCCGGCGCTTACCAGGCCGACGACGGCGGCACCATCCGCATCGATGGCCAGCCCGTCGCCAGCTACAACCCAGCCTCCGCCAAAGCCCTCGGCATTGCCGTGATCTACCAGGAACTGAGCCTGTGTCCGAACCTCACGGTGGCCGAGAACATTTACCTGGGCCGTGAACTGCGCCGTGGCTGGACCATCGACCGCAAGGGCATGGAAGCCGGGGTGGCCGAGGTGCTGGCAAGGCTCGGTGCGGAGTTCCTGCCCATCACCCGCGTCGCCAGCCTGTCCATCGCCGAGCGCCAACTGGTGGAAATCGCCCGGGCGCTGCATGCCCACGCGAAAATCCTGGTGATGGACGAGCCCACCACGCCACTGTCCTCCCGGGAGACCGACCGCCTGTTCGCGCTGATCAAACAGCTGCGCAGCCAGGGCTTGGCGATCATCTACATCAGCCACCGCATGGCGGAAATCTACGAGCTGTCGGACCGGGTCTCGGTACTGCGGGACGGCGAGTACGTCGGCGAACTGGCGCGGGACGTGCTGTCGGCCGAAGTGCTGGTGAAGATGATGGTGGGCCGCGACCTGTCAGGTTTCTACAAGAAGGAACATGCGGCCTACGACCCCGGCCAGGTGGTGATGCGCGTGCGCGACATGGCCGACGGCAAGCGCGTGCGCAACTGCAGCTTTGACCTGCACGCCGGTGAAGTGCTGGGCATCGCCGGCCTGGTGGGCGCCGGGCGTACCGAACTGGCACGGCTGATCTTTGCCGCCGACCCACGCACCTCCGGCACCCTGGAGGTGGTCGGCAAAACCGTGACCCAACTGCGCAACCCGGCGGATGCGATTCGTGCCGGTGTCGTCTACCTCACCGAGGACCGCAAGGCCCAGGGCCTGTTTCTCGACATGAGCGTGGCCGACAACATCAACGTTTGTGCCTGTGTGGCGGATGCCCACGCCGGCGGTGTGCTCAACCGTGGCCACGCCGCACAACGCTCACGCGATGCGATCAAGTCCCTGTCGATCCGCGTGGCGTCGGGCAAGGTCAACGTCGGCGCGTTGTCCGGTGGCAACCAGCAGAAGGTGCTGCTGGCACGGCTGCTGGAGGTCAAGCCGCATGTGCTGATCCTCGACGAGCCCACCCGTGGCGTGGACATCGGCTCCAAATCCGAGATCTACCGCATCATCAACCAGTTGGCCAAGGCCGGCGTAGGCATCGTGGTGATCTCCAGCGAACTGCCGGAAATCATCGGCACCTGCGACCGCGTGCTGATCATGCGCGAAGGGCAACTGGTGGCCGAAGTGGGCGGGGCATCGGGGCTGGATATTTCCCAGGAGGCGATCATCGACCTCGCCACCGGCAGCGAACAGGTGGCCGCCCATGGCTAA
- a CDS encoding methyl-accepting chemotaxis protein has product MQLFVARKLAPVDPHGRPNSLINSKLANWRINCLEIWQLDITPESAMSSLSSSTMQLSSAEKSWLPWWGKTGKFAMGWSCHLNRAVYPVMEQTFEAIAETRVKLLQTWTREQWEHLNELATTLARDSVLTDNSLLLEKLHQAGDFSELFIVDPKGELLASTWSQASHRALNQQALAAGLKAPFLHGPYSDPLTLQIGPSSSRFHDEVTLMFYQPLTREGRVVGCLCGRVPNDILGDLIQREAGHIFPESGDNYLFMVQSRFDPALQPGIALSRSRFEDGTFTHGENLKSGVHTPWKTVQIQRHTELELRFIDPATQQLHPGVRETIRKGSNLFVTYPGYSDYRHIPVVGKGVTFELPGSPDRWGMMCEADLEEVYRRRSLSHGLMKPYLATMAGLFACNFLVRHYSGLPAAWTDACEVLSMVVAALLFSRLGPRRLAARLNEMTEVIRTIAEGEGNLRQRLDSGRMVNDETGDMSRWINSFIDRLDSVVGQVVKASHSVGNTNQLMLGRSEAAGLMSHEVADATHRMMIIVEEQLGEIQQASVSAEQMKQAMDEVVSRAREQFLAVQVGTQSIRDVVQRSSESVQLLDSRMAQISNITGLISDITNQTNLLALNAAIEAARAGEHGRGFAVVADEVRTLASRTSNAAEDIRQMVEGLQGETRKAVGFMENGVTNVDSSLRLAEDASSENVHLHQAVESMFSIIQQLNARSLDYGKTIKQVSHSSEQMRLTVGVLQTSAETVRVNANKLQKLVGLFEVSEAAA; this is encoded by the coding sequence ATGCAGCTTTTTGTAGCGAGGAAGCTCGCTCCCGTTGACCCGCATGGCAGGCCAAACAGCCTAATCAATAGCAAGCTAGCTAATTGGCGCATTAATTGCCTTGAAATATGGCAATTAGACATCACTCCGGAGTCCGCCATGAGCAGCCTGTCGAGCAGCACGATGCAGTTATCTTCCGCCGAGAAAAGCTGGCTGCCCTGGTGGGGCAAAACCGGCAAGTTCGCCATGGGCTGGTCCTGCCACCTCAACCGCGCGGTGTACCCGGTGATGGAGCAAACCTTCGAGGCCATTGCCGAAACCCGGGTCAAACTCCTGCAAACCTGGACCCGCGAACAGTGGGAACACCTCAACGAACTGGCCACGACACTGGCCCGCGATTCCGTGCTCACCGACAACAGCCTGCTGCTGGAAAAACTGCACCAGGCCGGGGATTTCTCCGAGCTGTTTATCGTCGACCCAAAGGGCGAATTACTGGCGAGTACCTGGAGCCAGGCCAGTCACCGCGCGCTCAATCAACAAGCCCTGGCCGCCGGGCTCAAGGCGCCATTCCTCCACGGTCCCTACAGCGACCCGCTGACCTTGCAGATCGGCCCTTCGTCTTCGCGCTTCCATGACGAAGTGACCCTGATGTTCTACCAACCATTGACCCGCGAGGGCAGGGTGGTCGGCTGCCTCTGCGGTCGGGTGCCCAACGACATACTCGGGGATTTGATCCAGCGCGAGGCCGGGCATATCTTCCCCGAGTCCGGCGATAACTACCTGTTCATGGTGCAATCGCGCTTCGACCCGGCGCTGCAGCCGGGCATTGCGCTGTCCCGCTCACGCTTCGAGGACGGCACCTTCACCCACGGTGAAAATCTCAAGAGCGGCGTGCACACACCCTGGAAAACCGTACAGATCCAGCGCCATACCGAACTGGAATTGCGGTTTATCGACCCCGCCACCCAACAACTGCACCCCGGCGTGCGGGAAACCATCCGCAAGGGCTCGAATCTGTTTGTCACCTATCCCGGCTATTCCGACTACCGTCACATCCCGGTGGTGGGCAAGGGCGTGACCTTCGAACTGCCGGGCTCGCCGGATCGCTGGGGCATGATGTGCGAGGCCGACCTGGAAGAGGTCTACCGCCGGCGCTCCCTGAGCCACGGCTTGATGAAGCCCTATCTGGCGACCATGGCCGGCCTGTTTGCCTGCAACTTCCTGGTCCGTCACTACAGTGGTTTGCCCGCCGCCTGGACCGATGCGTGCGAGGTGCTGAGCATGGTCGTCGCGGCCTTGCTGTTCAGCCGCCTGGGCCCCAGGCGCCTGGCCGCACGCCTGAATGAAATGACCGAGGTCATCCGCACCATTGCCGAAGGCGAGGGCAACCTGCGCCAACGCCTGGACAGCGGGCGCATGGTCAACGACGAAACCGGCGACATGAGCCGCTGGATCAACAGCTTCATCGACCGCCTGGATTCGGTGGTCGGCCAGGTGGTCAAGGCCAGCCACAGCGTTGGCAACACCAACCAATTGATGCTCGGCCGCAGCGAGGCGGCCGGGTTGATGTCCCATGAAGTGGCCGACGCCACCCACCGCATGATGATCATCGTTGAAGAGCAACTGGGAGAAATCCAGCAAGCCTCGGTGAGCGCCGAGCAAATGAAGCAGGCCATGGACGAGGTGGTCAGCCGGGCCCGCGAGCAATTCCTCGCGGTACAGGTCGGCACCCAGTCGATTCGCGATGTGGTGCAGCGCTCCTCGGAAAGCGTGCAACTGCTGGACAGCCGCATGGCACAGATCAGCAACATCACCGGGTTGATCAGCGACATCACCAACCAGACCAACCTGCTGGCCCTGAATGCGGCCATCGAAGCGGCGCGGGCAGGCGAGCATGGCCGCGGTTTTGCGGTGGTGGCCGACGAAGTCCGCACCCTGGCGTCACGCACTTCCAACGCAGCGGAAGACATTCGCCAGATGGTCGAGGGCCTGCAAGGCGAAACCCGCAAGGCCGTAGGCTTCATGGAAAACGGCGTGACCAACGTCGACAGCAGCCTGCGCCTGGCCGAGGACGCCTCCTCGGAGAACGTGCACCTGCACCAGGCGGTGGAGAGCATGTTCAGCATCATCCAGCAGCTCAACGCCCGCAGCCTCGACTATGGCAAGACCATCAAGCAGGTCAGCCACTCTTCGGAGCAAATGCGCCTGACCGTAGGGGTGTTGCAGACCAGCGCGGAAACCGTGCGGGTCAATGCCAACAAGTTGCAGAAGCTGGTGGGGTTGTTCGAAGTCAGTGAGGCTGCGGCCTGA
- a CDS encoding DMT family transporter, which yields MKTDRSLQGIALCSLAYAFLALQDAGIKWLVADYSVFTILFWRSLVVVAACVIAGRMGLLKRAWHSVSRKLLIIRGLLSLLAWLLYYTAARDLTLAEMTTLYFSAPIMVTLLAALILKERASRGQWISLIIGFVGVVIACRPSNMLDPLPIALTLAAALCWAFTYIQLRQVDDNTSVLEQMLITNVVFVICMALTLPWTHTPSPTPAWLGMLGAGLVGGIGQFLLFASFRRATATLLAPFEYTGLIWAFLLSSLVWGTVMDVSLIFGAVLIAISGTLAMLSARHPVSQDVVGAECSVTQPLYPATADVQPVGGAEGAGVEAPLEPESVEHRR from the coding sequence ATGAAAACCGATCGCTCGTTGCAAGGGATTGCCCTGTGCTCGCTGGCCTATGCGTTCCTGGCGCTGCAGGACGCCGGGATCAAATGGCTGGTGGCCGACTATTCAGTGTTCACCATCCTGTTCTGGCGCAGCCTGGTGGTGGTCGCCGCGTGCGTGATCGCCGGGCGAATGGGTTTGCTCAAGCGAGCCTGGCACTCGGTCAGCCGCAAGCTGTTGATCATCCGCGGCCTGCTGTCGCTGCTGGCCTGGCTGCTGTACTACACCGCCGCCAGAGACCTGACCCTGGCGGAAATGACCACGCTGTATTTTTCCGCACCGATCATGGTCACGTTGCTCGCGGCATTGATCCTCAAGGAGCGCGCCAGTCGCGGCCAGTGGATTTCGCTGATCATCGGCTTTGTCGGCGTGGTGATCGCTTGTCGCCCCAGCAACATGCTCGATCCGTTGCCAATCGCCCTGACATTGGCGGCAGCACTGTGCTGGGCGTTTACCTATATCCAGTTGCGCCAGGTGGACGACAACACCTCGGTGCTGGAGCAGATGCTGATCACCAATGTGGTGTTTGTAATCTGCATGGCGCTGACGCTGCCCTGGACCCACACGCCATCGCCGACCCCGGCATGGCTGGGCATGCTCGGCGCGGGGCTGGTGGGCGGGATTGGCCAGTTCCTGCTGTTTGCGAGCTTCCGCCGGGCCACGGCGACGCTGCTGGCGCCGTTTGAATACACTGGTTTGATCTGGGCGTTCCTGCTGTCGAGCCTGGTCTGGGGCACGGTGATGGACGTGTCGCTGATTTTCGGCGCCGTGCTGATCGCCATCAGCGGCACCCTGGCCATGCTCAGCGCCCGGCACCCCGTGTCACAGGATGTGGTCGGCGCCGAATGCTCCGTGACGCAGCCCCTGTATCCAGCAACGGCAGATGTGCAGCCCGTTGGCGGGGCTGAAGGTGCCGGGGTTGAGGCACCACTCGAGCCAGAGTCCGTCGAGCATCGCCGATAA
- a CDS encoding HAMP domain-containing sensor histidine kinase, protein MDNSSVDSPAEPQSRAEKIVEFKRQKTLLKAGALQDAIFNSAYFSSIATDEKGVIQIFNVGAERMLGYAAADVLNRVTPADISDPAELITRAAALSQELDTPITPGFEALVFKASRGIEDIYELTYIRKDNSRLSAMVSVTALRNRNDAIIGYLLIGTDNTARKQEEAQRKGFERALEEKNLELEHASHMKSEFLATMSHELRTPLNAVIGFSEALKDGLVGDMSDIQREYIGDIFTSGQHLLSLINDILDLSKVEAGMMDLELEAVELAGLLANSLLIVREKAALQRIQLKLESPDDFGALELDLRKTKQIIYNLLANAVKFSEHGGSVTLSVREVNRRQVGQIPGDWPTHGFALQPSEHQQFLELSVSDTGIGIARDDMSKLFKAFSQIDSSLARKFEGTGLGLAMVKQLTDLHGGSVAVASREGEGARFVVWLPLHRAADAEAPWPKS, encoded by the coding sequence ATGGACAACTCTTCAGTCGACAGCCCGGCGGAGCCGCAATCCCGGGCTGAAAAAATCGTCGAATTCAAACGCCAGAAAACCCTGCTCAAGGCCGGCGCCTTGCAAGATGCGATCTTCAACAGCGCCTACTTCTCCAGCATCGCCACCGACGAAAAAGGCGTAATCCAGATTTTCAACGTCGGCGCCGAACGCATGCTTGGCTACGCCGCCGCCGATGTGCTGAACCGCGTCACACCGGCCGACATTTCCGACCCCGCCGAGCTGATCACCCGCGCCGCTGCCCTCAGCCAGGAACTGGACACACCGATCACGCCGGGCTTTGAGGCCCTGGTGTTCAAGGCCTCCCGGGGCATCGAAGACATTTACGAACTGACCTATATCCGCAAGGACAACAGTCGCCTGTCGGCCATGGTGTCGGTGACCGCCCTGCGCAACCGCAACGACGCGATCATCGGCTACCTGCTGATCGGCACCGACAACACCGCGCGCAAGCAGGAAGAGGCGCAACGCAAAGGCTTTGAGCGCGCCCTGGAAGAGAAGAACCTGGAGCTGGAACACGCCAGCCACATGAAGTCCGAATTTCTCGCCACCATGTCCCACGAACTGCGCACGCCGCTGAATGCGGTGATCGGTTTTTCCGAGGCGCTCAAGGACGGCCTGGTGGGCGACATGAGCGATATCCAGCGCGAGTACATCGGCGATATCTTCACCAGCGGCCAGCACTTGCTGTCGCTGATCAACGACATCCTCGACCTGTCCAAGGTCGAGGCCGGCATGATGGACCTGGAACTGGAAGCCGTGGAGTTGGCCGGCCTGTTGGCCAACAGCCTGCTGATCGTGCGGGAAAAGGCCGCATTGCAGCGCATCCAGTTGAAACTCGAAAGCCCGGACGACTTCGGCGCGCTGGAACTGGACCTGCGAAAGACCAAGCAGATCATCTACAACCTGCTGGCCAATGCGGTGAAGTTCAGCGAGCACGGCGGCTCGGTGACGCTCTCGGTGCGCGAGGTGAATCGTAGGCAAGTGGGGCAGATTCCCGGGGACTGGCCCACCCACGGCTTTGCCCTGCAGCCCAGCGAACATCAACAGTTCCTGGAATTGAGCGTGAGCGACACCGGCATCGGGATCGCCCGGGACGACATGAGCAAGCTGTTCAAGGCCTTCAGCCAGATCGACAGCAGCCTGGCGCGCAAATTCGAAGGCACGGGCCTGGGTTTGGCGATGGTCAAGCAACTCACCGACCTGCACGGCGGCAGTGTCGCCGTGGCCAGCCGCGAAGGCGAAGGCGCGCGGTTTGTGGTGTGGCTGCCGCTGCACCGTGCCGCAGATGCGGAGGCCCCATGGCCGAAATCCTGA